The following is a genomic window from Brevibacterium limosum.
CTCGATCGAAGGGAAGCCAATGCGGGAATCAGCCAAGCGAAGGCGGGGTCCCCTCGTCGACGGAATCGAAGCGATCGCCGTCGTCGGACTCTGCGCGGCCGAGCGCCGGCAGTATGCGATGGGACTGGCCAGGGACCGCGGCTATGTCTTCGTGCCTGCGGAGCAGATCGAGCAGGGCATCGAGGCGATCGACCGCCTCGTCGACCTGGTCGGAATGACCTCCGGGGTGCACGGCTTCGTCCTCGAATACGGGCAGGGTGCGGACTGTGCGGACATCATCGGAGCCTTGAGTGCCTCGGACACACGGGCCGTGCTCACCGACCTCGTCTGCGTGCTCGATCTTGCGTGCCTGCACAGCGATCTCGGTTCGGAAGCACGCGTCGGAGCCCTCGTCGCGCAGATCGAATTCGCTTCGACTCTGGCCCTGTTGGCACCGGACCCCTCCGACCCGGACGGGATCGAGGCGGCCATCGGGCTGATCGCGCACCTGGCGCCCGAGGCCAGACGCTTCCTGTTGTGCGACGGCGCGGTGCATGAGCCGGTGCGCTGGCAGTTCGAGCAGCGGCCTCCTGCGGCGGGATGGACGGCGATACTCAACTCGGAGTTTCGGCCCCCGGATCGATCGGGAGGTGTTCGCGCCTGCCGCTTCGAACAGGTGCGCCCCTTTCAACCGCAGCGACTGCAGGCAGTGCTGGGCGCGGCACTCGGCGAAGGGCGCTGGGGCCGCATTGTTCGTTCTGCCGGCTTCGCGAAGCTGGCCTCCCGGCCCTATGTGACCGCGCATTGGGATCAGACGGGCACCCTGCTCACGCTCTCACCCCTGACCGCCGATCCGCTTCCCGGCGGGGGTGCGGAGCTGTTGGCGCTCGGCCAGGATCTGGCATTCATCGGCTTCGACCTCGACGAGGCGGGGCTGTGCGAAGCGCTCGGCCGTGCCGTTCTCACCGATGCTGAGCTGCTGGCGGGCCCGATGGCCTGGCTGAAGTACTGCGACGAGTTTCCCGCCTGGGACTCCGCGTGCCGGGGCTGAGGCTCATCGGCTCGGTGACTCAGCCGGTGGCCCTGCATTCGGCGCACAGGCCGAAGATCTCGAACACATGATGCGTGATCTCGAAGCCGTTCGAGGCCGCGACCTGACGCATCCAGTCCTCGCTGGGCGGGTCGATCTCGACGGCGGTGCCGCAGCGCTCACAGACGAGGTGGTGGTGGTGTTCGGCCTGTGCGCAGGCGCGGAAGAGCTGGGTCTCGGCGATGGTGATCGTATCGGCGTCGCCGCCGTGCGCGAGCGCATTGAGCTGCCGGTAGACCGTGGCCAGGCCGACGCTGGCGCCCTCGTCTTCGAGGCGGCGGTGGAGCTGCTTGGCAGAGACGAAGCGGGTCTCGGTCTCCAAGGCGGAACGGATGAGAGCCTTCTGCGCGGTGCTGCGCGTCTTCTTCTGCGGAGCTGCCATGGGGAATCCTCCCTGATCGTCCCTGTCGGAGGCGCATATGCGTGAACGTGCATATGCGAGAGAAATAATGAAACACGTTACCATTAATGGGCGGTTCGACCCACCCCGACGATGGACCCGGTACCGGAGCCCGTGCTTTCGAGCCGCCCGGCACGAAAGGAGGCGCAATGAGCGGACTCAGGCGCAGACCGGCGTTACCGGTCATCCTGCTCACCGGCTACCTCGGCGCCGGAAAGACGAGCCTGCTCAATCACCTTCTGCGCCACCCCGACGCCCGCATCGGCGTCATCGTCAACGACTTCGGCGACCTCAACATCGACGCCGGACTCGTCGTCGGCCAGGTCGACGAGCCGCTGTCGATATCGGGCGGATGTGTGTGCTGCCTGACCGATGACTCCGAACTCGAGGACGCGCTCGTGGCGATGACGAACCCTGGGCTGCGACTCGACGCGATCATCGTCGAAGCCAGCGGATTCGCCGAACCGCTGACCTTGGCCCGGATGATCACCCGCATGGGACACCACCGGTTCCACCTCGGCGGGGTCATCGACCTCGTCGACGCCACCATATACTTCGACACCGTCGACACATCACAGCTGCCGCCCGTCCGCTATGCGGCGACGACATTGGTGCTGGTCAACAAGCTCGACCAGCTGCCTGCCGCCGACCGGAACGCCGCAGTCGAAGCCGTCCGCGCCCGCGTCCATGAACGCAATCCGCGCGTGATCGTCATCGGCACCCACCATGCCCGCCTCGACCCCACCCTGATCTTCGATCCGGGCGAAAGCGACCGAGACCCTCGCCGAGGCGGCTCCGACGGCGGCGAGGACCCGATCCAGCCCGAGCTGCCGATCCGGGAACTCCTGCGGCAGGCTTATGCCGAAGCCGCCGCCGACCAGCTCGGTGACGACGGGATCGACGAGGAATCCGTGCCACACCGCCACGCGCGGTCGGTGACCGTCACCGGCAACGGGCCCGCCGACCCGGACGCGGTGATGGACTTCGTCGAGGACCTCCCGGCCGGGGTGTACCGGGTGAAAGGCACCGTGCTCGTGGCCGTGGGATCGGGCCAGCGACACTTCGGCGTGCAGGCGGTCGGTCCGAACGTCTACGTCGCCGAGGCGGTCCGCCCCGCCCCGA
Proteins encoded in this region:
- a CDS encoding GTP-binding protein, producing MRESAKRRRGPLVDGIEAIAVVGLCAAERRQYAMGLARDRGYVFVPAEQIEQGIEAIDRLVDLVGMTSGVHGFVLEYGQGADCADIIGALSASDTRAVLTDLVCVLDLACLHSDLGSEARVGALVAQIEFASTLALLAPDPSDPDGIEAAIGLIAHLAPEARRFLLCDGAVHEPVRWQFEQRPPAAGWTAILNSEFRPPDRSGGVRACRFEQVRPFQPQRLQAVLGAALGEGRWGRIVRSAGFAKLASRPYVTAHWDQTGTLLTLSPLTADPLPGGGAELLALGQDLAFIGFDLDEAGLCEALGRAVLTDAELLAGPMAWLKYCDEFPAWDSACRG
- a CDS encoding CobW family GTP-binding protein; this encodes MSGLRRRPALPVILLTGYLGAGKTSLLNHLLRHPDARIGVIVNDFGDLNIDAGLVVGQVDEPLSISGGCVCCLTDDSELEDALVAMTNPGLRLDAIIVEASGFAEPLTLARMITRMGHHRFHLGGVIDLVDATIYFDTVDTSQLPPVRYAATTLVLVNKLDQLPAADRNAAVEAVRARVHERNPRVIVIGTHHARLDPTLIFDPGESDRDPRRGGSDGGEDPIQPELPIRELLRQAYAEAAADQLGDDGIDEESVPHRHARSVTVTGNGPADPDAVMDFVEDLPAGVYRVKGTVLVAVGSGQRHFGVQAVGPNVYVAEAVRPAPTAPDSNAVDSDPDSVLVVIGEDFDTEAAESTLTAALNADAAGPAVTASGGSRERLLHHVRLHT
- a CDS encoding Fur family transcriptional regulator → MAAPQKKTRSTAQKALIRSALETETRFVSAKQLHRRLEDEGASVGLATVYRQLNALAHGGDADTITIAETQLFRACAQAEHHHHLVCERCGTAVEIDPPSEDWMRQVAASNGFEITHHVFEIFGLCAECRATG